One window from the genome of Aricia agestis chromosome 6, ilAriAges1.1, whole genome shotgun sequence encodes:
- the LOC121728143 gene encoding uncharacterized protein LOC121728143, whose amino-acid sequence MRPVLREWADREGGALTYRLTQVLTGHGCFGRYLCDIARREQTTACHHCDDERDTAQHTLLACPAWTEQRAALQATVGDDISLPVIVRAMLSSENSWRAVATFAEELMSAKEESERRREAESLDPRRRPRRRQRVRHGPDVPT is encoded by the coding sequence ATGCGTCCCGTACTGAGGGAGTGGGCTGACAGAGAAGGCGGTGCTCTCACTTACCGCCTCACACAGGTACTGACTGGACACGGGTGtttcggtcggtacctgtgcgaCATTGCCAGGCGTGAGCAGACAACAGCCTGCCACCATTGTGACGACGAACGGGACACGGCACAGCACACCTTGCTGGCCTGTCCCGCATGGACCGAACAAAGAGCGGCTCTGCAAGCCACCGTTGGAGATGATATCTCGCTGCCAGTGATCGTACGTGCGATGCTGAGCAGTGAAAATTCCTGGAGAGCCGTCGCGACATTTGCCGAGGAGCTGATGTCAGCGAAAGAGGAGTCAGAGCGTAGGCGCGAGGCGGAGTCACTCGACCCTCGGAGGAGGCCAAGGCGTAGGCAAAGGGTCAGACATGGCCCTGACGTCCCAACTTAG